From Pochonia chlamydosporia 170 chromosome Unknown PCv3seq00014, whole genome shotgun sequence, a single genomic window includes:
- a CDS encoding selenium-binding protein (similar to Cordyceps militaris CM01 XP_006673924.1), whose product MKSTASPILLLGSIANFALGSPVDGTRTAAKRDPLGLSLPPLIPAIPGVTEPLASNAPPLPILQLPTPPIDSPPFEVSNIKPKKVGHFWTGAGDNNHKDFLVTVSLDDDTFGTIIHISDVPTSGNSPHHLGTSLDGKTLVGGGLLSLLKTQDTAFYWDSSDPYHPKFAHSNRALLSSITDEIRAKPEGGFFITYMGSAVGSSPGRLVETDAGGNIIHEWPEDVEGTLNILGEQFTPHGLSVDFENNIILTSDFVVPLTILKPVSALGIQKANTLRLWALDSRKIISTIQIPHGGGIQDVKFIPGNKESAALATAVNPGQVWIIYPFRKDANGKQGVAELLYDLGDKAKDSVAIYSDITDDGKWAYFTITLGNHVAALDISDLKNVKRLDNPDETQPIIGPHYVKISPDKKNLLVTGYFVQAGDISVLNTPGDYKGHWIDILPNGALSFNRTIDFENIFTKTRGGARPHSAVIFDLTDPQKPIYY is encoded by the exons ATGAAGAGCACGGCGAGTCCCATTTTACTGCTCGGCAGCATTGCAAACTTTGCCTTGGGCAGTCCCGTTGATGGCACCCGTACCGCAGCGAAGCGAGACCCTCTCGGCCTGAGTCTTCCACCCCTTATCCCGGCAATTCCTGGTGTTACGGAGCCTTTGGCGTCTAACGCTCCGCCGTTGCCTATTCTCCAACTGCCGACGCCCCCCATCGATAGTCCACCATTCGAGGTTTCCAACATTAAGCCCAAGAAGGTTGGCCACTTCTGGACCGGTGCCGGTGACAACAACCACAAAGACTTTTTGGTCACTGTCAGTTTGGATGAT GATACATTTGGAACAATTATTCACATCTCCGATGTTCCAACCAGTGGAAACTCTCCTCATCATTTGGGTACATCATTGGATGGAAAGAcccttgttggtggtggcttgcTGTCACTTCTCAAAACACAGGATACTGCATTTTATTGGGATTCCAGCGACCCATATCATCCCAAGTTTGCTCACAGCAATCGGGCTCTGCTGAGTTCGATTACTGATGAGATCCGAGCCAAACCAGAGGG TGGCTTCTTTATTACCTACATGGGCAGCGCTGTGGGAAGCTCCCCTGGACGATTAGTCGAGACCGATGCCGGTGGTAACATCATCCATGAGTGGCCcgaggatgttgaaggaaCC CTCAACATTCTGGGCGAGCAATTCACACCCCACGGCCTCAGTGTTGACTTTGAAAACAACATTATTCTTACCTCTGACTTTGTTGTTCCTCTCACTATTCTCAAACCTGTGTCCGCTCTTGGAATCCAAAAGGCAAACACTCTTCGTCTATGGGCCTTGGACAGTCGCAAAATCATCTCAACCATCCAAATTCCTCAT GGCGGCGGTATTCAAGATGTTAAGTTTATCCCCGGCAACAAGGAGAGTGCCGCGCTTGCTAC TGCTGTCAACCCCGGCCAAGTCTGGATTATCTATCCCTTCAGAAaggatgccaatggcaagcaaGGCGTGGCTGAACTTCTCTACGATCTTGGAGACAAAGCCAAAGACTCTGTCGCCATCTATTCAGACATCACCGATGATGGCAAATGGGCTTACTTTACCATTACCCTTGGTAACCACGTGGCAGCCTTGGATATCTCAGACTTGAAGAATGTCAAGCGACTCGACAATCCCGACGAGACTCAACCCATCATTGGACCCCACTACGTCAAGATCTCTCCCGATAAGAAGAACCTTTTGGTCACTGGATACTTTGTCCAGGCAGGAGAC ATTTCCGTTCTCAACACCCCTGGCGACTACAAGGGTCACTGGATTGACATTCTCCCCAATGGTGCATTGAGCTTTAACCGGACCATTGATTTCGAGAACATCTTCACTAAAACCAGGGGCGGCGCT CGACCCCACAGCGCGGTCATCTTCGATTTGACCGACCCCCAGAAGCCCATTTACTATTGA
- a CDS encoding Zn2/Cys6 DNA-binding protein (similar to Glarea lozoyensis ATCC 20868 XP_008078213.1), producing the protein MATAPSDANGGSDLREGACSTCRRKKQKCSREDPCRTCISSGSECIYEEAQRRGSKPGYIDALTKRMDTLEALVLGQSLLLGPAITPVADGASDDPPGLDEMLQSVRQRLLQRRNKRRRAHTPSNCSSPSGTSVVVTQSHVKPRDGNMNPADTLGPATMPMMANSPKVSVPPLHMMRELVNIYFDRIHPWIPILHRPNIEATLETQDASLPDIVLLAMTAVSIRFYACDHQTQELYSRRCHDAVVLACMDRFSVETLQASIILAFNTIGSGKGPTSWSIVSSATRIVEQLGLAVEEEGNSQNKLLNRIGFLPPARNLTERESFRRIFWCIFLLDRFCSVATGWNTGLSIDHIKRRLPVEGCFWRDHVNKTAKFFDIDNNQIEPDVDVDAIGGLAYLIEASECLNRVASFLLQESVDLSSSDSLRHWFEKFQSLDAMLVRWKTFLPARWQVAGIDATGKMDENLTLAHITHNTSVIFLHQVMAYPDAVLRSRLPTENAAKTCIMAAGEVATIAAKFIANTTVVIPPTMSFCLFIAARALLADSNHSNTPVDVNFEILLQALREGSSRWVGPDAPAGRDNLAGQFADRLDAAWKSRSPVNIRTVAFEEDRNTTFPISFASPPIPDIFRDASANLTSMFGTTVSEPYNVPGMDFQTFDRIFTWTDEMIDNSLDVA; encoded by the coding sequence ATGGCAACGGCTCCATCCGATGCGAACGGCGGGTCCGACCTTCGTGAAGGGGCCTGTTCGACTTGCCGacgcaagaagcagaaatgCTCCCGCGAAGACCCATGTCGAACTTGCATCTCAAGCGGCTCTGAATGCATCTACGAGGAGGCTCAGCGCCGTGGCAGCAAACCAGGTTATATAGACGCTCTCACTAAACGCATGGACACTCTTGAGGCGCTGGTCTTGGGACAATCACTCTTGCTTGGACCGGCCATCACTCCCGTCGCCGACGGCGCATCCGACGACCCCCCTGGCTTGGATGAGATGCTTCAATCTGTTCGACAACGGCTACTTCAGCGGAGAAACAAGAGGCGACGAGCTCATACCCCCTCAAACTGCTCATCACCGTCGGGAACATCTGTCGTGGTCACACAAAGTCACGTAAAACCGCGCGATGGTAACATGAACCCTGCTGACACCCTTGGCCCGGCGACGatgcccatgatggcaaacTCACCCAAGGTTTCTGTCCCACCGCTACATATGATGCGAGAACTCGTCAACATTTACTTTGACCGTATACACCCTTGGATACCTATTTTACACCGGCCAAATATCGAGGCAACATTGGAAACTCAAGATGCAAGTCTTCCCGACATTGTGCTATTAGCCATGACTGCAGTGAGCATCCGATTCTACGCCTGCGATCATCAAACCCAAGAACTGTACAGCCGCCGATGCCATGACGCCGTTGTCCTTGCGTGTATGGACCGTTTCTCGGTAGAGACGCTGCAAGCAAGTATAATTCTTGCCTTTAACACAATTGGTAGCGGTAAAGGGCCAACAAGTTGGTCCATTGTCTCTTCAGCAACTCGGATCGTGGAGCAGCTAGGACTAGCGGTCGAAGAGGAGGGGAATTCACAGAACAAGCTCCTTAATCGAATAGGTTTTCTGCCACCAGCCAGGAACTTGACTGAAAGAGAATCTTTCCGCAGAATATTCTGGTGTATCTTCCTCCTGGATCGATTTTGCTCAGTCGCCACTGGATGGAACACCGGGTTATCCATCGACCACATCAAGAGGCGTCTTCCTGTCGAGGGGTGTTTCTGGAGAGACCATGTGAACAAAACCGCCAAGttctttgacattgacaacaacCAAATTGAACctgatgtcgatgtcgatgcaATAGGCGGTTTGGCATATCTCATCGAGGCATCTGAATGCTTGAATCGAGTTGCATCATTTCTCCTCCAAGAATCCGTCGACCTTTCGAGCAGCGACAGCTTGCGACACTGGTTTGAAAAGTTTCAATCGCTGGATGCCATGCTTGTACGGTGGAAAACCTTTCTTCCCGCCCGATGGCAGGTCGCTGGCATTGACGCCACTGGCAAAATGGATGAAAATCTGACACTCGCACATATAACCCATAATACCAGCGTCATATTCTTACACCAGGTTATGGCATATCCGGACGCCGTGTTGCGTAGCCGCCTGCCTACCGAGAATGCAGCCAAGACTTgcatcatggctgctggagagGTCGCAACCATTGCCGCCAAGTTTATTGCCAACACCACGGTGGTTATACCACCCACAATGAGCTTCTGCTTGTTCATTGCTGCTCGGGCTCTGCTAGCCGATTCTAACCATTCAAATACGCCTGTGGATGTCAACTTCGAGATCCTACTCCAAGCTCTTCGCGAGGGCTCTTCTCGGTGGGTTGGCCCTGACGCGCCGGCTGGACGAGATAACTTGGCTGGCCAATTTGCAGATAGACTCGACGCTGCCTGGAAATCCCGATCCCCCGTCAATATTCGCACCGTCGCCTTCGAGGAAGATCGCAATACTACGTTTCCAATATCTTTTGCAAGCCCTCCGATACCGGATATTTTTCGCGATGCTTCCGCTAACCTCACATCCATGTTTGGCACCACTGTCTCCGAGCCATACAACGTCCCCGGCATGGACTTCCAAACCTTCGATCGAATATTTACTTGGACAGATGAAATGATTGACAATAGCCTTGATGTAGCATGA
- a CDS encoding ALDH-like protein (similar to Glarea lozoyensis ATCC 20868 XP_008082152.1), producing MAIGHIETRLHINGEWVSGKNGKTFPTVNPATEEKIVDVHEADSQDVDLAVAAAQQAFPAWRDLSVFERAEKCLKLAELIDRDRNEIARLEASNMGIPVSAYLPCISGAIDGIKHATGLAHDIHGETSLNTPGFVTFTLRQPFGVCAAIIPWNVPIIMWCGKVIPCVVTGNTIVLKSSEKAPLTSLKLAALASEAGFPPGVINVLSGFGHSAGHALSSHMNVRKISFTGSTRAAKMVMEAAAKSNMKRVCVETGGKNPAIIFDDADLDKAAESVAASIQFNSGQICVSNSRIYVQKGVFSQFVDLFKPKFIDVAAGDPCVESTNFGPQVDKAQFDNILKLIDEAKTDGASLVSGGRRAKDKGFYIQPTIFVQVPKSANIMKTEVFGPVVAIQQFDTEEEVIEESNDTNYGLHGTVFTRDVSRAFRLVKAFEAGMITVNCSSEAGPYDMPFGGWKESGTGRENGRMGLESYYEVKSVTLKL from the coding sequence ATGGCAATTGGACATATCGAGACTCGTCTTCATATCAATGGAGAATGGGTCTCGGGCAAGAATGGCAAAACTTTTCCAACGGTTAATCCTGCAACCGAAGAGAAAATTGTCGACGTCCACGAGGCCGACTCCCAGGATGTGGACCTCGCAGTGGCCGCAGCGCAGCAGGCATTTCCGGCATGGAGGGATCTGTCTGTGTTTGAAAGAGCAGAAAAGTGCCTCAAATTGGCTGAACTCATTGACAGAGACAGAAATGAGATTGCACGACTTGAGGCCTCAAACATGGGAATACCGGTATCTGCATATTTGCCATGCATATCAGGCGCCATCGACGGCATAAAACATGCAACAGGGTTGGCACACGATATCCATGGAGAAACAAGTTTGAACACGCCTGGATTTGTCACCTTTACTCTGCGACAGCCCTTTGGTGTTTGCGCAGCAATCATCCCATGGAACgtgcccatcatcatgtgGTGTGGCAAGGTGATTCCGTGTGTGGTAACGGGAAACACCATCGTCCTCAAGTCTTCTGAGAAGGCCCCTCTGACGTCGTTGAAGttggcagctttggcatcCGAAGCTGGCTTCCCGCCCGGAGTCATCAACGTGTTGTCTGGCTTTGGTCATTCCGCCGGTCATGCGTTATCCAGCCATATGAATGTTCGCAAAATCTCATTTACGGGTTCGACTCGTGCCGCGAAGATGGTCATGGAGGCAGCTGCAAAGAGCAATATGAAGAGAGTTTGCGTTGAGACTGGAGGCAAAAATCCGGCCATCATCTTCGACGACGCAGACTtggacaaggcggctgagTCTGTTGCCGCAAGCATACAGTTTAACTCTGGGCAGATTTGTGTCTCTAACTCGCGCATATACGTTCAAAAGGGAGTCTTTTCGCAGTTTGTAGACTTGTTCAAACCCAAATTCATCGACGTAGCAGCGGGTGATCCATGCGTTGAATCGACAAACTTTGGACCCCAAGTCGACAAAGCGCAATTCGACAACATTCTCAAACTCATTGACGAGGCAAAGACAGATGGTGCTTCCTTGGTGTCTGGCGGCCGCCGagccaaggacaagggcTTTTACATTCAGCCTACCATCTTTGTCCAAGTACCGAAAAGCGCAAACATTATGAAGACAGAAGTCTTTGGGCCGGTCGTGGCCATCCAGCAGTTTGACACCGAAGAGGAGGTAATCGAAGAGTCTAATGACACAAACTACGGTCTTCACGGCACAGTTTTCACACGAGACGTGTCACGCGCGTTTCGGCTAGTAAAAGCATTTGAAGCAGGCATGATCACGGTGAATTGTAGCAGCGAAGCAGGCCCTTATGACATGCCATTTGGCGGCTGGAAGGAGTCAGGTACAGGTAGAGAAAACGGTCGTATGGGTTTAGAATCTTACTACGAAGTGAAGTCGGTGACTCTGAAGCTTTAG
- a CDS encoding sugar transporter (hexose transporter) (similar to Neosartorya fischeri NRRL 181 XP_001259225.1) has protein sequence MDDTVHVTQLLEEATPKLWTKRMFRLYGILLLGYLCIVLQGYDGSLMGAINAMPQYQQFFGLKSAGSSTGLVFAIFNIGSLSALPFAGPINDYCGRRWGIMVGCGLVLVGTCIQAPALNSRMFLGGRFLCGFGQGFVNVSAPTFVAEMAHPHWRGPLSGLMQTNYFVGSIIASWVTYGTAFINGEGSFRIPLWLQMVSSGIVFFGIMFSPETPRWLMAHGKATQAEQVLAELHGEGSVDNPFVKLQMAEMNSQIGHDGSDKRWWDYRDLFNTHAARRRMICVAGMSWFGQYSGNALVSYYFPVIVAQTGITNPHTQLLLNALNPVVSWFAAISGAMLLDRVGRRPLLLGGVFGMAVCLTVVTGCTKLSVETANKAAGNAGIFFIYLFSVIFSIGLVPLLPFYIAETLPTETRAKGTAVGAVVSSSASILGQYTSAVAIEKIGYYYYIVFIVWDLIECLIIYFFFVETKNRTLEEMNEIFASPNPVKASLKKRNTAEVVQETIKGVD, from the exons atggacgatACCGTACATGTAACCCAGCTGTTGGAAGAGGCCACGCCCAAATTGTGGACGAAGCGCATGTTTCGTCTTTATGGCATCCTGTTGCTTGGATATCTTTGCATTGTTCTGCAGGGATACGATGGTTCCCTGATGggtgccatcaatgcaaTG CCGCAATATCAGCAGTTCTTTGGATT GAAATCTGCTGGATCGTCCACAGGGTTGGTTTTCGCCATATTCAATATTGGAAGTCTCTCTGCTCTCCCGTTTGCAGGGCCAATCAATGACTACTGCGGCCGACGATGGGGGATAATGGTGGGATGCGGACTGGTACTCGTGGGAACGTGCATTCAAGCCCCAGCACTCAATTCACGAATGTTCCTTGGAGGTCGTTTCCTCTGTGGATTTGGTCAGGGCTTCGTCAACGTTTCTGCTCCAACCTTTGTTGCCGAAATGGCCCATCCCCATTGGCGTGGTCCGCTTTCTGGTTTGATGCAGACAAACTACTTTGTCGGGTCCATTATAGCTAGCTGGGTTACGTATGGGACAGCATTCATCAATGGAGAAGGGTCCTTCCGAATCCCACTGTGGCTCCAGATGGTCAGCTCGGGAATAGTCTTTTTTGGCATCATGTTCAGTCCCGAGACGCCTCGTTGGCTCATGGCCCACGGCAAAGCCACGCAGGCCGAGCAAGTTCTGGCAGAACTGCATGGTGAGGGCTCCGTCGACAACCCCTTTGTCAAGCTCCAAATGGCCGAAATGAACTCACAAATCGGCCATGACGGTTCTGATAAGCGTTGGTGGGACTACAGAGACTTATTCAACACTCACGCCGCCAGGAGACGCATGATATGTGTGGCGGGCATGTCATGGTTTGGCCAATATTCGGGTAATGCTCTCGTCAGCTACTACTTTCCCGTCATTGTAGCTCAGACCGGCATCACGAACCCGCACACTcagctgcttctcaatgcGCTGAACCCGGTTGTTTCTTGGTTTGCTGCAATTTCCGGCGCCATGCTTCTCGACAGAGTTGGACGCCGTCccctgcttcttggcggTGTATTTGGAATGGCAGTCTGCTTGACTGTAGTCACTGGGTGTACTAAGCTCTCTGTCGAGACAGCCAACAAAGCGGCGGGCAATGCGGGCATCTTCTTTATCTACTTGTTCAGTGTCATCTTTTCCATCGGACTGGtacctcttcttcccttctaCATTGCGGAAACGCTTCCAACAGAGACCCGAGCCAAAGGCACAGCCGTTGGAGCCGTCGtctcctcctccgcatcTATCCTGGGACAATACACAAGTGCGGTTGCTATTGAGAAGATTGGGTACTACTACTACATTGTGTTTATCGTCTGGGACCTTATCGAGTGTTTAATAATCTACTTTTTCTTTGTGGAAACGAAGAACCGCACCCTGGAAGAGATGAATGAGATTTTTGCCTCCCCAAATCCGGTCAAAGCCTCCCTGAAGAAACGAAACACGGCCGAGGTGGTCCAGGAGACGATTAAGGGTGTTGACTAG
- a CDS encoding multidrug resistance protein (similar to Coccidioides immitis RS XP_001240186.1), with protein MTASKTASGGEEPVLPSKIPYWRLVVDQAGVTHDVLHHAYPGSGSEADPYLVQWIPNDPRNPMGFSNTKKWFITITVAIATLAVSLVSSAYTGGIKQIIMQFHISQEVATLGVSLFVLGFAIGPLLWAPLSELFGRQILFIGTYACLTAFNAGCAGAQNIWTLIILRFFAGAFGSSPLTNAGGTIADMFEPAQRGLATAIFAAAPFLGPVLGPVAGGFLGMNAGWRWVMGLLAAFSGAVWILGSLLVPETYAPVLLRQRAAKLSKMTGKHYVSKLDHDRGKVTLAESFKTALSRPWILLFKEPIVLLLSVYMAIVYGTLYMLFGAFPIVYQQHRGWNQGIGGLAFLGIMVGMIAAVVYTIFSNKQYIETQRKHGGHAPPEARLPPTLIGSIALPVGLFWFAWTNYASIHWIVSILAGVPFGFGMVLVFLSIMNYLIDSYTIFAASVLAANSVLRSLFGAVFPLFTSYMYEDLGIHWASSIPAFLALACVPFPFLFYKYGASIRAKCKFAAESAAFMEKLRQQVPPEAPTDSEKIDDTTNHTAADFSSDDDTRTGEEETTYAPVKATRSHASGHAEVPIDSALYDGNPYDIDRVNSNHSFAANK; from the coding sequence ATGACGGCATCAAAGACCGCCAGCGGCGGTGAAGAACCCGTGCTTCCCAGCAAAATCCCATATTGGCGACTGGTTGTTGACCAAGCTGGTGTAACTCACGATGTCCTGCACCACGCTTATCCAGGCTCTGGCAGCGAAGCCGATCCATATCTTGTGCAATGGATCCCAAACGACCCCCGAAACCCCATGGGcttcagcaacaccaaaaaatGGTTCATCACCATTACCGTGGCCATCGCCACCCTTGCTGTCTCACTAGTTTCTTCAGCATACACCGGAGGAATTAAGCAAATCATCATGCAGTTTCATATCAGCCAAGAGGTTGCAACTCTCGGTGTTTCATTGTTCGTGCTGGGCTTCGCCATCGGGCCGCTGCTGTGGGCACCTTTGAGCGAACTGTTTGGTCGACAGATTCTCTTTATCGGGACCTATGCTTGCCTTACAGCCTTTAATGCTGGCTGTGCTGGTGCTCAGAATATCTGGACGCTGATCATTCTACGATTTTTCGCTGGCGCTTTCGGCTCATCACCTCTCACCAATGCTGGAGGAACCATTGCGGACATGTTTGAGCCAGCACAGCGAGGTCTGGCGACTGCCAtctttgctgctgcgccCTTTCTCGGCCCTGTCCTAGGCCCAGTTGCCGGCGGATTCTTGGGCATGAATGCTGGCTGGCGATGGGTCATGGGCTTGTTGGCTGCTTTCTCCGGGGCTGTCTGGATTCTCGGGAGTCTCCTTGTTCCTGAAACATATGCTCCGGTCCTCCTTCGCCAACGTGCTGCCaagttgtccaagatgacTGGCAAACACTACGTCAGCAAGCTTGACCATGATCGGGGCAAAGTAACCCTCGCAGAGTCCTTCAAGACGGCACTATCTCGCCCTTGGATCTTACTTTTCAAGGAGCCGATTGTTCTCCTGCTTTCGGTTTACATGGCTATTGTATATGGCACCTTGTACATGCTATTCGGTGCGTTTCCCATTGTTTATCAGCAACACCGTGGCTGGAACCAAGGCATTGGTGGCTTAGCGTTCCTTGGAATCATGGTGGGAATGATTGCTGCCGTCGTGTACACCATATTTTCCAACAAGCAGTACATTGAGACGCAGCGCAAGCACGGTGGCCACGCACCGCCGGAGGCCCGTCTACCACCTACACTTATTGGATCGATCGCATTACCGGTTGGTTTATTTTGGTTTGCGTGGACAAATTACGCTTCTATTCACTGGATTGTCAGCATTCTCGCTGGAGTACCCTTCGGTTTCGGCATGGTTCTGGTCTTCTTGAGTATCATGAACTACCTCATTGACTCCTACACCATCTTTGCCGCATCCGTCTTGGCCGCAAATTCTGTTTTACGATCTCTATTTGGGGCCGTCTTTCCTCTGTTTACGTCGTACATGTATGAGGATTTGGGCATTCACTGGGCGTCGTCTATCCCAGCATTCCTAGCTCTTGCTTGTGTCCCATTCCCATTTCTGTTCTACAAGTATGGGGCTTCTATTCGCGCCAAGTGCAAATTCGCAGCCGAATCAGCAGCTTTCATGGAAAAGCTACGCCAGCAAGTTCCTCCGGAAGCACCCACTGACTCTGAGAAAATTGacgacaccaccaaccacaCGGCTGCGGATTTTTCAAGCGATGACGATACCCGCACAGGCGAAGAAGAGACAACATATGCCCCAGTCAAAGCAACACGATCTCATGCTTCAGGTCATGCTGAAGTGCCCATCGACTCAGCACTGTACGACGGCAACCCGTACGACATTGACAGAGTCAACAGCAATCACTCCTTTGCTGCCAACAAATGA
- a CDS encoding aminotransferase (similar to Coccidioides immitis RS XP_001249077.1) has translation MPQQRPRRVQRLQGIGVDQMGAIGDSVTNDIDLLRLENLDTDIPPDEEAVARTRRAATTDDDNSYLPFTGQKHLRLVAAEHVSRVAGVPYSPDQNCVISSGGLSGILNVLLATIDEGDEVIVTDPTYIGLTNRIVLAGGLPKYVPFVFDPSKPWKIDQDALRNAVTPRTKAMLLMSPSMPSGGYFDKDDWHLVAELCVGNDLWLILDTAMERLVFDGREVIHPAGLPGMAERTITIGSSAKELRMIGWRVGWIVGPDTVMADIATVSMANVVVPVGIAQDAVAIALEKSQTTLQPYVEELQARRDKVISELEGLPIGIPAGGWSLLLRVSDYGFTGQTASERLLKEGVCATGMKGWGTEHGAQYVRFVFSNEPVNRLHGLGSRVRAALGINST, from the coding sequence atgcctcagcaacgACCAAGACGAGTGCAGAGACTACAGGGAATTGGGGTAGATCAAATGGGAGCCATTGGCGACTCTGTGACAAATGACATTGACCTTCTTCGACTGGAAAACCTGGACACGGACATCCCCCCAGATGAAGAAGCGGTGGCTCGAACAAGACGCGCCGCAACGacagacgacgacaacagcTATCTGCCTTTTACCGGACAGAAGCATCTCCGCCTGGTAGCAGCAGAACATGTCTCTCGAGTCGCGGGGGTTCCTTATTCCCCTGATCAGAATTGCGTCATTTCCAGCGGGGGCCTATCTGGGATCCTAAATGTCCTCTTGGCAACTATCGACGAAGGAGACGAAGTCATCGTCACAGACCCCACGTACATTGGCTTGACTAACCGCATTGTGCTGGCTGGCGGTCTTCCCAAGTATGTGCCGTTTGTCTTTGACCCGTCGAAACCTTGGAAGATTGACCAGGATGCTCTTCGAAATGCCGTGACACCCAGGACTAAAGCCATGCTGCTCATGTCTCCATCGATGCCATCCGGCGGCTACTTTGACAAGGACGATTGGCACCTCGTAGCCGAGCTTTGCGTTGGAAATGATCTTTGGCTCATTCTCGACACGGCAATGGAAAGACTAGTATTCGACGGACGTGAGGTAATACATCCAGCCGGGCTGCCTGGTATGGCAGAGAGAACCATTACCATAGGCTCCTCAGCAAAGGAGCTACGAATGATTGGATGGCGCGTAGGTTGGATTGTTGGACCCGACACCGTCATGGCAGATATTGCCACAGTTTCCATGGCGAACGTGGTCGTTCCAGTAGGCATTGCCCAAGACGCAGTTGCCATTGCTCTGGAGAAATCTCAGACGACGCTGCAACCCTATGTAGAGGAACTCCAAGCCAGGCGAGACAAGGTCATCTCTGAGCTGGAGGGACTTCCCATCGGTATTCCTGCCGGAGGCTGGAGTCTTTTATTGCGGGTGAGTGACTACGGGTTCACAGGACAAACAGCATCAGAGAGATTGTTGAAAGAGGGTGTCTGTGCCACAGGAATGAAAGGCTGGGGGACAGAACACGGGGCTCAATATGTTCGATTCGTTTTCTCCAACGAACCAGTGAATCGCTTACACGGACTTGGATCACGGGTTCGAGCTGCGCTGGGCATAAATTCGACCTAG